A genomic window from Rhizobium lentis includes:
- a CDS encoding ISNCY family transposase: MSMITMSQKELHRLEVIQKIRDQRLSVVQAAELLGLSRSQMHRLLQAYDHSGAAGLVSKKRSRPSNRRHSEEFRNAALDLIRERYLDFGPTLAREKLIELHHISVAKETLRQWMTEAGIWVSRRERKKRVFQPRGRRDCFGELVQIDGSHHWWFESRRPKCALLVYIDDATGKLLHLRFAGSENTFDYLHATKAYLQQWGKPLAFYSDKHGVFRSTHASEKDRTSGLTQFGRALYELNIDIICANTPQAKGRVERANQTLQDRLVKELRLRGIDTIEAANAYASEFIADFNSRFGKSPRNPKDMHRPLADHENLDGAMCRKEVRTLSQALTLRYDKVLFILDPTERAKGLAGKKVVVCDYPDGRLEIMHESFTLPYRTFDTLRSVHRAEVVENKRLNDMLSVVAELQAGREQQRSKSGPRRTGQTDHMFGIPDGSQGNGYQKRGRKPGRRTDFMNDPEVIAKRQKALARMEAAE; this comes from the coding sequence ATGTCCATGATCACCATGTCGCAGAAAGAATTGCATCGCCTCGAAGTTATTCAGAAGATCCGTGATCAGCGCCTGAGCGTCGTCCAGGCCGCCGAGCTGCTTGGGCTCAGCCGAAGTCAGATGCACAGGCTGCTGCAGGCCTATGACCATTCCGGTGCGGCCGGCCTGGTTTCGAAGAAGCGATCGAGACCAAGCAATCGGCGCCACAGCGAGGAGTTTCGCAATGCGGCGCTGGATCTGATCCGCGAACGGTATCTGGATTTCGGTCCGACGCTGGCGCGCGAGAAGCTGATCGAACTGCATCATATTTCGGTCGCCAAGGAGACGCTGCGTCAATGGATGACCGAGGCCGGCATCTGGGTCTCGCGACGCGAGCGTAAGAAGCGGGTTTTCCAGCCGCGCGGCCGGCGCGACTGTTTCGGGGAACTCGTGCAGATCGATGGTTCGCATCACTGGTGGTTCGAGAGTCGCCGCCCCAAATGCGCTCTGCTTGTCTATATCGATGACGCCACCGGCAAGTTGCTGCATCTGCGGTTCGCTGGGTCAGAGAACACGTTCGACTATCTGCATGCGACAAAGGCTTATCTGCAGCAATGGGGCAAACCTCTGGCCTTCTACAGCGACAAGCATGGTGTCTTTCGTTCGACCCATGCGTCGGAGAAAGACCGCACGAGCGGCCTGACGCAGTTTGGCCGTGCGCTTTATGAGCTGAACATCGACATCATCTGCGCCAATACCCCGCAAGCAAAAGGCCGCGTAGAACGCGCCAACCAGACGCTGCAGGACCGGCTGGTCAAGGAATTGCGGCTTCGTGGCATCGATACGATCGAGGCGGCCAACGCTTATGCATCAGAATTCATTGCGGATTTCAATTCCCGTTTTGGCAAATCGCCACGCAATCCGAAGGATATGCATCGGCCACTGGCCGATCATGAGAACCTTGACGGCGCCATGTGCCGGAAGGAAGTCCGCACGCTGTCACAGGCCCTGACGCTGCGCTACGACAAGGTCTTGTTCATTCTCGATCCGACGGAGCGGGCCAAAGGGCTGGCGGGAAAGAAGGTCGTTGTCTGCGACTACCCGGACGGCCGCCTCGAGATCATGCACGAGAGCTTCACCCTCCCCTACAGAACATTCGATACATTACGGTCGGTGCATCGGGCAGAGGTTGTCGAGAACAAGCGTCTCAACGACATGCTTTCCGTCGTCGCTGAGCTGCAGGCTGGGCGGGAACAGCAGCGCAGCAAGAGCGGTCCTCGCCGCACCGGCCAGACGGATCATATGTTCGGTATTCCCGATGGCAGCCAGGGCAATGGTTATCAGAAGCGCGGTCGCAAACCCGGCCGGCGGACGGATTTCATGAACGACCCGGAAGTCATTGCCAAAAGGCAAAAGGCGCTGGCGCGCATGGAGGCAGCGGAATGA
- a CDS encoding ABC transporter ATP-binding protein, translated as MVKNIAFPRRTTMLEVKSINVSIGGVPILRDVSMKVEARSMVGIIGRNGAGKTTLMRAIMGLLPLRAGSIHYEKKDISHEAPHLRVHHQMGFAPEDRRLIPELTVEENLLIPAWAAGVTDAQKRLDDVYALIPEAADFRHRRALQLSGGQQKLVAIGRARMTGTQLLMLDEPFEGVAPALSKRISEVVASLRPLGLSILLSGADLRHAGKGLDVVYRMDRGQITSI; from the coding sequence TTGGTGAAGAACATCGCGTTCCCAAGGAGGACAACTATGCTTGAGGTGAAGTCAATCAACGTCTCGATCGGCGGGGTTCCTATTCTGCGTGACGTTTCCATGAAGGTCGAAGCCCGCTCGATGGTCGGAATCATCGGTCGCAATGGTGCCGGCAAGACCACGTTGATGCGTGCGATAATGGGGCTCTTGCCACTCCGGGCAGGTTCGATCCATTATGAGAAGAAGGACATCTCCCATGAGGCGCCGCATCTGCGCGTGCACCACCAGATGGGCTTCGCGCCGGAAGACCGGCGCCTTATTCCCGAACTGACTGTTGAGGAAAACCTGCTTATTCCGGCGTGGGCAGCTGGCGTCACAGATGCGCAGAAGCGGCTCGACGATGTCTATGCGCTCATTCCCGAGGCAGCGGACTTCCGCCATCGCCGCGCCCTGCAGCTTTCAGGCGGCCAGCAGAAACTCGTGGCCATCGGTCGTGCACGCATGACGGGCACCCAGCTGTTGATGCTGGACGAGCCCTTCGAAGGCGTCGCCCCGGCGCTTTCCAAGCGCATTTCCGAGGTCGTCGCATCCCTGCGGCCGCTTGGTCTTTCCATCCTTCTTTCCGGCGCCGATCTTCGGCACGCCGGTAAGGGTCTCGATGTGGTTTATCGCATGGACCGTGGCCAGATCACTTCTATTTGA
- a CDS encoding ABC transporter ATP-binding protein, giving the protein MKPIIEAKSLVKRFGAVTAANDVNVDIMSGTISGLIGTNGAGKTTFINMITGYLGPDSGSILLEGQEIVGLSPRQITRRGVARSFQIPQLFNSLTAIENLMFAYSATGSVGAKGFSILSDDELATHADETLAVFGLGAFRNSIAGTMPEGIRKLLDIAIAMVGKPKVLFLDEPTSGVASEEKFSVMDRIIDATRVAGVSVLFVEHDMEIVRRYSDRVLAFFEGRVLIDGPPETVLSDRQVRELIIGEEHRVPKEDNYA; this is encoded by the coding sequence ATGAAACCGATTATTGAAGCAAAGAGCCTCGTCAAGCGGTTCGGCGCGGTAACTGCCGCAAACGACGTGAATGTCGACATCATGTCTGGAACGATTTCGGGGCTGATCGGCACAAACGGCGCCGGCAAGACGACGTTTATCAATATGATTACGGGGTATCTGGGCCCGGACTCCGGTTCGATCCTGCTCGAGGGACAGGAAATCGTCGGGCTTTCACCTCGTCAGATCACTCGGCGCGGCGTTGCCCGGTCCTTTCAGATTCCGCAATTGTTCAACTCGCTGACAGCGATTGAGAACCTGATGTTTGCCTACAGCGCAACGGGTAGCGTTGGCGCCAAGGGCTTTTCGATTCTTTCCGATGACGAGCTCGCGACCCATGCTGACGAGACGCTCGCGGTGTTCGGACTTGGAGCGTTCCGCAACTCGATTGCCGGCACGATGCCTGAAGGCATCCGCAAGCTTCTCGACATTGCGATTGCCATGGTTGGCAAGCCGAAGGTTCTTTTCCTGGACGAGCCGACGAGCGGCGTCGCCAGCGAAGAAAAGTTCTCGGTCATGGACCGCATTATTGACGCGACCCGTGTCGCAGGCGTCAGCGTGCTCTTCGTCGAGCACGACATGGAGATCGTTCGCCGCTACTCCGACCGCGTGCTCGCTTTCTTCGAAGGCCGGGTGCTGATTGATGGACCTCCGGAAACGGTCCTCAGTGACCGACAAGTGCGCGAACTCATCATTGGTGAAGAACATCGCGTTCCCAAGGAGGACAACTATGCTTGA
- a CDS encoding branched-chain amino acid ABC transporter permease, translating to MNKAQTFVPVAVGAALFLIVAAWALPTWNFVISIGLAKGLGVLGLVLMMRGGLVSFGQGLYYAIGGYSVGLMVNLWKINEAVLLLIAPVVIAAATAAVAGLLLSRYRDIFFAMLTLALSMLLYGLLVKSVELGGTDGFNIRGVTLIGLPLSGTARFNGLVVLVLICFTALITVWYFGKTALGRLLPGIKDNEIRVEYLGASANKTIYLFYILAAVLAALGGAMSGILVAHVDPEMAFWATSGEFVVIAVLAGTGNIFTPFIAALALEFVRTFAYQHAPNTWQLVLGVIILSMILFLPTGLGGVRFGKRKATVEAGEKA from the coding sequence ATGAACAAAGCCCAAACCTTTGTGCCGGTCGCCGTCGGCGCGGCACTTTTCCTTATCGTCGCAGCCTGGGCGCTACCCACCTGGAACTTCGTCATCTCGATCGGCCTTGCCAAGGGGCTCGGTGTTCTTGGCCTTGTACTGATGATGCGCGGTGGGCTGGTCTCGTTCGGCCAGGGACTTTACTATGCTATCGGCGGCTATTCCGTCGGCCTGATGGTCAATCTCTGGAAAATCAACGAAGCGGTTCTCCTGCTCATCGCCCCGGTCGTCATCGCCGCGGCGACTGCAGCTGTCGCCGGTCTCCTTCTGTCGCGTTACCGCGACATCTTCTTCGCGATGCTGACGCTCGCCCTGTCGATGCTTCTCTACGGTCTTCTGGTGAAGTCGGTGGAACTTGGCGGCACGGACGGCTTCAACATCCGAGGCGTGACCTTGATCGGCCTGCCGCTGAGCGGTACTGCGCGTTTCAACGGCCTCGTTGTCCTCGTCCTGATCTGTTTCACAGCGCTGATAACCGTATGGTACTTCGGCAAGACGGCTCTCGGTCGCCTGCTGCCTGGCATCAAGGACAACGAGATCCGCGTCGAGTATCTCGGCGCGTCTGCAAACAAGACCATCTATCTTTTCTACATCCTTGCCGCAGTTTTGGCCGCCCTTGGTGGTGCCATGAGCGGCATCCTCGTCGCGCATGTGGATCCGGAAATGGCCTTCTGGGCAACCTCGGGCGAATTCGTGGTGATTGCGGTCCTTGCCGGTACCGGGAACATCTTCACGCCCTTCATCGCCGCGCTCGCACTCGAATTTGTCAGGACGTTCGCCTATCAGCATGCGCCCAACACTTGGCAGCTGGTACTTGGAGTCATAATCCTCTCGATGATCCTGTTTCTGCCGACAGGCCTTGGCGGCGTCCGTTTTGGTAAGCGCAAGGCAACCGTCGAGGCAGGAGAAAAAGCATGA
- a CDS encoding branched-chain amino acid ABC transporter permease → MNAFLGAIIDGILYSAWLFIIAVGLTLIYGVMKILNMAHGTFYAIGAYMSVTLLGWWFAQGLPPAGSIPVMIVAALIAGTVVGLVVERGVLRFFAGRDPVVLLLVTYALFLILEDVVKLIWGVDPWIASDPVWAFGNVYLGPLVYPTYNLIIVVVAIVSGGLLTWFLQFTAKGKMLRAVIHDPEVSQAMGINVSRWKVSAFVVGSILAALGGAFTAPTISVAPGMGVEVVVMMFAAVVIGGLGSIPGTIVGALIVGFVRSLAIHYWPEVEVFSIYAVMAIVLALRPQGLFSGVELRKI, encoded by the coding sequence ATGAACGCGTTTCTAGGCGCTATTATTGACGGCATTCTGTATTCCGCATGGCTCTTCATCATCGCAGTCGGCCTGACGCTGATCTACGGCGTTATGAAGATCCTCAACATGGCCCATGGCACGTTCTATGCCATCGGCGCCTACATGTCGGTGACTCTGCTGGGTTGGTGGTTCGCCCAGGGCCTGCCGCCCGCTGGAAGCATTCCGGTCATGATTGTCGCGGCGCTGATCGCCGGTACGGTTGTCGGCCTCGTCGTCGAACGGGGCGTCCTGCGCTTCTTCGCGGGGCGCGATCCCGTCGTGCTGCTGCTGGTAACCTACGCGCTCTTCCTCATTTTGGAAGACGTGGTGAAGCTCATCTGGGGTGTCGATCCATGGATAGCCTCCGACCCGGTGTGGGCTTTCGGCAACGTCTATCTCGGCCCCCTTGTCTACCCGACCTACAACCTCATTATCGTCGTCGTGGCGATCGTCAGTGGTGGTCTCCTCACGTGGTTTCTGCAATTCACTGCCAAGGGGAAGATGCTGCGCGCCGTCATTCATGATCCGGAAGTATCACAGGCGATGGGCATCAATGTCAGCCGCTGGAAAGTGTCGGCCTTTGTGGTCGGCTCGATCCTCGCCGCGCTCGGCGGCGCCTTCACAGCGCCGACCATCTCCGTGGCGCCAGGCATGGGCGTCGAAGTAGTCGTCATGATGTTCGCCGCGGTGGTGATCGGGGGGCTCGGATCGATTCCTGGCACTATCGTCGGTGCCCTGATCGTCGGCTTCGTCCGCTCGCTTGCGATCCACTACTGGCCCGAAGTCGAAGTGTTCAGCATCTATGCAGTGATGGCTATCGTTCTCGCCTTGCGTCCGCAGGGGCTGTTTTCCGGTGTGGAGTTGCGCAAGATATGA
- a CDS encoding ABC transporter substrate-binding protein has translation MKKSWSLTIAAIFLSATAPASLMAQESKPFTIGVVTFLSGAPAGPFGIPAKIAAEVFAEQVNAGGKLPAPYDKAGFGGSPIELVVIDEAGGTTKQVSELRNLVEQQGVDMIVGYTSSGDCLAVAPVAEELKTMTLLFDCGTPRIFEEADYEYVFRPVATATMDNVGAALYVNETVKQFNTYAGINQNYAWGQDAWNDFEGTLKSLRPEVTLTTSQMPKLGAGQYNTEISAILGSKPDIIHSSFWGGDLEGLVLQGAPRDLFKNASVVLTAGETAIHRQAKQIPDGTIIGARGPNGIFAPENAYNGWFKNAYNAKSATPPSYPSYHMVQTLFAAKFAYEKAQGGDAAKTPTTEEIAAALKGATFQGPSGEVKMSLGKGNQAVQEMVYGRTKTVDGKLIFVDVIRYAPERVNPPEGMTSHEWIKNKLK, from the coding sequence ATGAAAAAGTCGTGGTCTCTGACCATTGCAGCCATCTTTCTGTCCGCCACCGCCCCCGCTAGTCTCATGGCTCAGGAGTCGAAGCCCTTCACGATTGGTGTCGTGACGTTCCTTTCCGGCGCACCGGCCGGTCCCTTCGGCATCCCCGCAAAGATTGCCGCCGAAGTCTTCGCCGAGCAGGTCAATGCTGGTGGCAAGCTCCCGGCGCCGTATGACAAGGCCGGCTTCGGCGGCAGTCCAATCGAACTCGTCGTCATCGACGAGGCCGGTGGCACCACCAAGCAGGTTTCCGAACTACGCAACCTCGTAGAACAGCAGGGCGTAGACATGATCGTCGGCTACACATCCTCAGGCGATTGTCTTGCGGTCGCGCCTGTTGCCGAAGAACTGAAGACCATGACACTTCTCTTCGATTGCGGCACGCCGCGTATCTTCGAGGAAGCTGACTACGAATATGTATTCCGCCCCGTTGCAACCGCGACGATGGACAACGTCGGTGCCGCGCTCTACGTCAACGAGACAGTCAAGCAATTCAACACCTACGCCGGCATCAACCAGAACTACGCCTGGGGTCAGGACGCGTGGAACGACTTCGAGGGCACACTGAAGAGCCTTCGCCCCGAAGTGACGCTGACGACGTCGCAGATGCCGAAGCTCGGGGCCGGTCAATACAATACCGAAATCTCCGCAATCCTTGGCAGCAAACCCGATATCATTCATTCGAGCTTCTGGGGTGGCGACCTTGAAGGTCTCGTGCTTCAGGGAGCGCCGCGCGACCTGTTCAAGAACGCCAGTGTCGTTCTGACGGCAGGCGAAACGGCGATCCATCGACAGGCCAAACAAATCCCAGATGGCACCATCATCGGCGCCCGCGGTCCAAATGGTATCTTTGCACCGGAGAACGCCTATAACGGCTGGTTCAAGAACGCTTACAACGCAAAGTCCGCCACGCCCCCCAGCTATCCGTCCTACCACATGGTGCAGACGCTTTTTGCGGCGAAGTTCGCTTATGAGAAGGCACAGGGCGGCGATGCCGCCAAGACGCCGACTACGGAGGAGATCGCCGCTGCTCTCAAGGGCGCCACCTTCCAGGGTCCCTCGGGCGAAGTGAAGATGTCGCTGGGCAAGGGCAACCAGGCTGTGCAGGAAATGGTCTATGGCCGCACCAAAACCGTCGATGGCAAGCTGATCTTCGTCGATGTGATCCGCTACGCTCCAGAAAGGGTGAACCCACCGGAAGGCATGACCAGCCATGAGTGGATCAAGAATAAGCTGAAGTGA
- a CDS encoding IclR family transcriptional regulator — translation MSSTRRAAGEDTAVGKSVDSVPALRRAVSILDLVTNSGDAMSAADITRAMSLPKSTAHGLLGVMIELGLLVRKQDGTYRLGPHPMRWAHGFLSEMDIVSIFRNYFASDTTLSPYTVTLTTLDRDEVVYIDCRNSDQPLGHTFRIGMRLPATFTATGKMLLSEMPEDKLEALFSANFPPPITSRSVKNLGLLRQELADIRTRGFSIDNGQVREGMICIGTAVRDHTRCAVAGIAISLLESETTPALIESLGETMRRSAAILSEQLGHNSSSHFRDE, via the coding sequence GTGTCAAGTACACGACGCGCCGCAGGGGAAGACACTGCGGTCGGAAAATCCGTCGATTCTGTTCCGGCGCTCAGGCGCGCGGTTTCGATCCTCGATCTTGTCACCAATTCTGGCGACGCAATGTCGGCCGCCGACATCACACGGGCGATGTCGCTGCCAAAGAGTACGGCGCACGGGCTACTTGGTGTCATGATTGAGCTTGGCCTGCTCGTTCGCAAACAGGACGGCACGTACCGCCTCGGCCCCCATCCTATGCGCTGGGCGCACGGCTTTCTGTCCGAGATGGACATTGTCTCGATTTTCCGAAATTACTTCGCTTCCGATACCACATTGTCGCCTTACACAGTCACATTGACAACTCTTGACCGTGACGAGGTCGTCTATATTGATTGCCGAAATTCCGACCAGCCCCTGGGCCATACTTTCCGGATTGGAATGCGTCTTCCTGCCACCTTTACCGCGACCGGCAAAATGCTGCTTTCCGAAATGCCGGAAGATAAACTCGAGGCGCTGTTCAGCGCAAACTTTCCTCCGCCCATCACCTCGAGAAGCGTCAAAAATCTTGGCTTGCTAAGGCAGGAGCTAGCTGACATCCGTACGCGCGGTTTTTCGATCGATAACGGTCAGGTTCGCGAAGGGATGATTTGCATCGGCACCGCTGTGCGGGATCACACGCGATGCGCGGTTGCCGGCATTGCCATCAGCCTTCTGGAAAGCGAAACAACTCCGGCGCTCATCGAGTCACTCGGAGAGACGATGCGCAGATCAGCCGCCATTCTTTCTGAGCAATTGGGGCATAACAGCTCATCACACTTCCGTGACGAATGA
- a CDS encoding NAD-dependent succinate-semialdehyde dehydrogenase — protein MVNLKKTELLRDRCLIDGKWVAGSQNNIAVKNPATGEIVGTVPSLEAADIEQAVVAAEMAFRSWSALSAKERAAVLLRWFYLIIENADDLAALITAEQGKPLSEAKGEMLYAASFIEWFAEEAKRVYGDIIPPPTTDKRILVFKQPIGVCAAITPWNFPAAMITRKAAPALAAGCTMVVKPAEQTPLTALALGVLAEQAGIPAGALQIVTGKAREIGKVLTESDIVKKLSFTGSTEVGRILMAQSAPTIKKLSMELGGNAPFIVFDDADLDAAVDGAVTSKYRNAGQTCVCTNRIYVQSGVYDVFAEKLAAKVSALKVGEGTQVDVTIGPLIDAGAIARIENHISDAIAKGAKVVAGGKRHSLGGTFFEPTVLTGATQAMKIAREETFGPVAPLFRFETEEEALAMANDTEFGLAAYFYTENIRRTWRVAEALEYGMVGHNTGQISNEVAPFGGVKQSGLGREGSRYGIDDYLEIKYLCSAIA, from the coding sequence ATGGTCAATCTAAAAAAAACGGAACTCCTGCGCGATCGATGCCTGATAGATGGCAAGTGGGTCGCCGGCTCTCAAAACAACATCGCCGTTAAGAACCCCGCGACGGGGGAGATTGTCGGCACCGTTCCTTCACTGGAGGCGGCAGATATTGAGCAGGCGGTCGTAGCGGCCGAAATGGCGTTCCGTTCGTGGAGCGCGCTTTCAGCGAAGGAAAGAGCGGCCGTCCTGCTCCGCTGGTTCTATCTGATAATAGAAAACGCGGACGATCTGGCCGCGCTGATAACGGCTGAACAGGGCAAGCCGCTGTCCGAAGCCAAAGGGGAAATGCTCTACGCCGCCTCCTTTATCGAATGGTTTGCCGAGGAGGCAAAGAGGGTCTATGGGGACATCATACCTCCACCAACCACCGACAAGCGCATCCTGGTTTTCAAGCAGCCCATCGGTGTCTGCGCAGCAATCACGCCGTGGAACTTCCCGGCAGCAATGATCACACGTAAGGCGGCGCCTGCGCTGGCTGCCGGTTGCACCATGGTTGTGAAGCCGGCCGAGCAGACACCCCTCACGGCGCTGGCTCTCGGCGTTCTAGCCGAGCAGGCGGGTATTCCTGCTGGCGCTTTGCAGATCGTGACAGGAAAAGCACGCGAGATCGGCAAGGTGCTGACGGAAAGCGACATAGTCAAAAAACTGTCTTTCACCGGATCGACCGAGGTGGGGCGAATTCTCATGGCGCAGTCGGCGCCGACGATAAAGAAACTGTCCATGGAGCTCGGCGGCAACGCACCCTTCATTGTTTTCGACGACGCGGACCTCGATGCCGCCGTCGATGGGGCCGTCACTTCAAAATACCGCAACGCTGGTCAGACCTGTGTCTGCACAAACCGTATCTACGTGCAGTCGGGTGTTTACGATGTCTTCGCTGAAAAGCTCGCGGCGAAGGTTTCTGCACTGAAAGTCGGTGAAGGCACGCAGGTGGATGTAACGATTGGACCGCTGATTGATGCTGGGGCCATCGCCAGGATCGAGAACCATATTAGCGATGCGATCGCGAAGGGCGCGAAAGTGGTCGCAGGTGGCAAGCGACACAGCCTTGGCGGGACATTCTTCGAACCGACTGTCCTGACAGGAGCGACACAGGCGATGAAGATCGCCCGCGAGGAAACCTTCGGGCCAGTCGCGCCTCTCTTCCGCTTTGAGACAGAGGAAGAGGCGCTCGCTATGGCCAACGACACGGAATTCGGATTGGCTGCCTATTTTTATACTGAGAACATCCGCCGGACATGGCGAGTGGCCGAAGCACTGGAATACGGCATGGTGGGTCACAATACCGGTCAGATCTCGAACGAAGTGGCGCCATTTGGCGGCGTCAAGCAGTCCGGCCTCGGACGGGAAGGCTCCCGTTACGGAATCGATGACTATCTGGAAATCAAATATCTGTGCTCGGCCATCGCTTAA
- a CDS encoding iron-containing alcohol dehydrogenase: protein MTINPFEFRTVPSMEMAWGGAKRIGEIIAARFAARKVLLVTDAGLVKAGMIAPIAASLEAAGFSVAIFDKVVADPPESVLYGCVEEARQVAADIVIGLGGGSSLDIAKLAAVLLSTEQSLADMYGVGKVQGARFPLVLVPTTAGTGSEVTNISIITTGETTKMGIVSPQLYADFVLLDAELTVGLPQVHTAATGIDAMVHAIEAYTSKHNKNPLSDALAREALRLLGRNLIAACKEPSNRDAREGMLLGATLAGQAFSNSPVAAVHALAYPLGGHYHIPHGLSNALMLGPVLRYNAQEAAPLYAELADVLGVTGSGDATARSEYFVAHMQVLMDESGAPRRLRDVGVTDNSLAMLAADAMKQTRLLVNNPVEVREEDALALYREAF from the coding sequence ATGACGATCAATCCATTCGAATTTCGAACTGTCCCATCCATGGAGATGGCTTGGGGCGGAGCGAAGCGAATAGGTGAAATCATCGCTGCGCGATTCGCTGCGCGTAAGGTGCTTTTGGTCACCGACGCGGGCCTTGTGAAGGCTGGGATGATTGCACCCATTGCCGCCAGTCTGGAGGCGGCTGGTTTCAGTGTGGCGATTTTCGACAAGGTTGTGGCCGATCCACCGGAAAGCGTTTTGTATGGTTGTGTCGAGGAGGCGCGGCAAGTCGCAGCCGATATTGTCATTGGTCTCGGTGGTGGCTCGTCCTTGGACATAGCCAAGCTAGCGGCGGTGCTGCTATCAACAGAACAATCACTCGCCGATATGTATGGTGTCGGCAAAGTTCAGGGCGCGCGCTTCCCGCTCGTTCTCGTTCCGACGACGGCAGGCACAGGTTCCGAAGTCACCAATATTTCCATCATCACCACCGGCGAGACGACCAAGATGGGGATCGTGTCGCCGCAGCTATACGCGGATTTCGTGCTGCTGGATGCAGAACTTACCGTCGGTTTACCGCAGGTTCACACCGCCGCAACTGGTATCGATGCGATGGTGCACGCCATCGAAGCCTATACCAGCAAGCACAATAAAAACCCGCTTTCGGATGCGTTGGCACGCGAAGCCCTGCGGCTGCTCGGCCGCAATCTTATCGCTGCCTGCAAGGAGCCTTCCAATCGGGATGCTCGTGAAGGCATGCTTCTCGGTGCAACTCTTGCGGGCCAAGCCTTCTCTAACTCCCCAGTGGCTGCCGTCCACGCATTGGCCTATCCGCTGGGTGGACATTATCACATTCCGCATGGTCTTTCGAACGCTCTGATGCTCGGCCCAGTCCTTCGCTACAATGCACAGGAGGCTGCCCCGCTTTACGCCGAGCTTGCCGATGTGCTTGGCGTCACGGGAAGCGGCGACGCCACGGCCCGTTCGGAATATTTTGTTGCCCATATGCAGGTGCTGATGGATGAAAGCGGCGCGCCGCGACGGCTTCGCGATGTCGGTGTAACCGACAACAGTCTCGCCATGCTCGCCGCTGACGCAATGAAACAAACCCGCCTTCTCGTCAACAATCCGGTCGAAGTCCGGGAAGAAGACGCGCTTGCCCTTTATCGGGAAGCCTTCTGA
- the attM gene encoding AttM family quorum-quenching N-acyl homoserine lactonase, with protein sequence MTDIRLYMLQSGTLKCKVHNIKMNQGNGADYEIPVPFYLITHPDGHTIIDGGNAIEVATDPRGHWGGICDVYWPVLDKDKGCVDQVKALGFDPAEVRYVVQSHLHLDHTGAIGRFPNATHIVQRAEYEYAFTPDWFAGGGYIRKDFDRPGLKWQFLNGTQDDFYDVYGDGTLTTIFSPGHAMGHQSFLVRLPNSEPLLLTIDAAYTLDHWEEKALPGFLASTVDTVRSVQKLRTIAERTGANVVTGHDPDAWSSFKKAPEYYS encoded by the coding sequence ATGACGGATATCAGACTTTACATGCTTCAGTCCGGCACCCTGAAATGCAAGGTGCACAACATCAAAATGAATCAGGGAAATGGCGCTGATTACGAAATCCCGGTTCCCTTTTACCTCATCACCCATCCCGACGGTCACACGATCATCGACGGTGGTAACGCCATTGAAGTGGCAACGGACCCGCGCGGCCATTGGGGCGGTATTTGCGACGTGTACTGGCCCGTTCTTGACAAGGACAAAGGCTGCGTCGATCAGGTCAAAGCTCTCGGCTTCGATCCGGCCGAGGTTAGATATGTCGTTCAGTCCCACCTGCATCTCGACCATACCGGCGCGATCGGCCGTTTCCCGAATGCCACGCATATCGTGCAGCGGGCCGAGTATGAATATGCTTTCACCCCCGACTGGTTTGCCGGTGGCGGCTATATCCGCAAGGATTTCGATCGCCCGGGTCTGAAATGGCAGTTTTTGAACGGCACTCAAGACGATTTCTATGATGTTTATGGTGACGGCACGCTGACGACGATCTTCAGTCCTGGCCATGCGATGGGCCATCAATCCTTTCTCGTCCGCCTTCCCAACAGTGAGCCGCTGCTTCTGACGATCGATGCGGCCTACACTCTCGACCATTGGGAAGAAAAGGCCCTGCCTGGCTTCCTCGCATCAACGGTGGATACCGTTCGCTCTGTACAAAAGCTGCGCACAATCGCGGAAAGGACGGGGGCCAATGTCGTCACCGGTCACGACCCGGATGCGTGGTCGAGCTTCAAGAAGGCACCAGAGTATTACTCTTGA